A region of Roseobacter litoralis Och 149 DNA encodes the following proteins:
- a CDS encoding HpcH/HpaI aldolase/citrate lyase family protein — translation MSFHPVDQAQARLNRSELAVPGSQPQMFEKAAQSDVDVIFLDLEDAVAPDEKEQARKNIIKGLNEIDWGTKSMSIRINGLDTHYMYRDVVDVVEQAGERLDLIMIPKVGTAADVYAVDMMVTQIEDAKGYSKRIGFEHIIETALGMQNVTEIAGASKRNESLHFGVADYAASTRARTTIIGGVNEDYSVLTDPDAEGNRQTHWGDMWHYALARMVVAARANGLRPIDGPFGDFKDPDGYKAAAYRAAVLGCEGKWAIHPSQIALANEVMSPSDAEITKAQRILEAMAQAEADGKGAVSLDGRLIDYASIRQAEVLVEKAKQISNA, via the coding sequence ATGTCATTCCATCCTGTTGATCAGGCGCAAGCCCGCCTGAATCGCTCTGAACTTGCCGTTCCGGGGAGTCAGCCGCAAATGTTTGAAAAAGCAGCACAATCAGACGTTGATGTCATCTTTCTGGATCTGGAAGACGCCGTTGCACCGGATGAAAAAGAACAAGCGCGCAAGAACATCATCAAGGGCCTGAACGAGATCGACTGGGGCACGAAATCGATGTCGATTCGGATCAATGGTCTGGACACGCACTACATGTATCGCGATGTGGTCGACGTTGTTGAACAGGCCGGAGAGCGGCTCGATCTGATCATGATCCCGAAGGTGGGAACCGCCGCGGACGTCTATGCCGTCGACATGATGGTCACCCAAATTGAGGACGCAAAAGGCTATTCAAAACGCATCGGTTTCGAACACATTATCGAAACAGCACTTGGCATGCAGAACGTCACTGAAATTGCCGGTGCATCAAAGCGCAACGAAAGCCTGCATTTCGGCGTGGCAGACTATGCCGCATCCACGCGCGCGCGCACGACGATCATCGGGGGCGTGAACGAGGATTACTCCGTTCTGACAGACCCCGACGCCGAGGGTAACCGGCAAACGCATTGGGGGGATATGTGGCACTATGCTCTTGCGCGCATGGTCGTGGCGGCGCGCGCAAACGGATTGCGCCCGATTGATGGCCCTTTCGGTGATTTCAAAGACCCCGACGGGTACAAAGCGGCTGCCTACCGGGCAGCGGTACTGGGCTGCGAGGGCAAATGGGCGATCCATCCCAGTCAAATCGCACTCGCCAACGAAGTGATGAGCCCGTCTGACGCCGAAATCACCAAAGCACAGCGCATTCTGGAAGCGATGGCGCAAGCAGAGGCCGACGGCAAGGGCGCGGTGAGCCTTGATGGTCGTTTGATTGATTATGCCTCCATTCGTCAGGCGGAAGTTCTGGTTGAAAAAGCAAAGCAAATTTCAAACGCCTGA
- a CDS encoding ABC transporter ATP-binding protein, whose amino-acid sequence MTLGLSVQDLSFTYGAKTALDKVSFTVEPGRFCALLGPNGAGKSTLISLLTRLLVASHGDISIAGHDLRATPRRALAELGVVFQQPTLDLNLSVRQNMSYFAALHGLPRTEVPGRIDEALDRLDMRARGDEKVHALNGGHRRRMELARALLHQPAVLLLDEPTVGLDAAARQSITKHVHDLADQGLCVVWTTHLTDEVRDTDALLVLHKGKIIESGKTGDIRGHTPLSDWFLSQTGAKA is encoded by the coding sequence ATGACGCTGGGGCTGTCGGTGCAGGACCTCAGCTTTACCTATGGCGCGAAAACGGCGCTGGACAAGGTCTCTTTCACGGTGGAGCCCGGTCGGTTCTGCGCTCTGCTTGGGCCAAATGGCGCGGGAAAGTCGACGCTGATCTCTTTGCTGACACGTCTATTGGTGGCGTCGCACGGCGACATTTCGATTGCGGGGCATGATCTGCGCGCGACCCCGCGCCGTGCGCTGGCCGAACTGGGTGTCGTATTTCAGCAACCCACGCTCGACTTGAATTTGAGCGTGCGCCAGAACATGAGCTATTTTGCGGCTTTGCACGGGTTGCCACGTACCGAGGTGCCCGGCCGGATCGATGAGGCGCTGGACAGGTTGGACATGCGGGCGCGCGGCGATGAAAAGGTCCATGCGCTGAATGGCGGGCACCGACGGCGCATGGAACTGGCCCGGGCCTTGCTGCACCAACCGGCTGTCTTACTGCTGGATGAGCCAACGGTTGGATTGGACGCCGCCGCGCGCCAGAGCATTACAAAGCATGTCCATGACCTCGCGGATCAGGGCCTGTGCGTAGTATGGACAACCCATCTGACTGATGAAGTGCGCGACACCGATGCGTTGCTGGTTTTGCACAAAGGCAAGATCATAGAGTCGGGAAAGACTGGCGATATACGTGGCCACACACCTTTATCTGATTGGTTTTTGTCACAAACAGGGGCAAAGGCATGA
- a CDS encoding ABC transporter permease gives MNGFWGVTRAIVGREFLRFVHQRERFFAALVRPLVWLLIFAAGFRAALGLSIIPPYQTYITYETYIVPGLCAMVLLFNGMQSSLSLVYDREMGSMRLLLTSPFPRWWLLFCRLFGATTISVLQVYAFLGIAALFGITMPPLGYVAVLPGLILGGLMLGALGLVLSSFISQLENFAGVMNFVIFPMFFLSSALYPLWKMGESSPLLRDICAINPFTHVVELIRFLLYLQLNLTALAWVLASTLVLGVVAAWGYDPARGMMKRKG, from the coding sequence ATGAATGGGTTCTGGGGCGTGACGCGGGCGATCGTCGGGCGCGAATTTTTGCGGTTTGTACACCAGCGCGAACGGTTTTTCGCCGCTCTCGTGCGGCCGTTGGTCTGGCTGCTGATCTTTGCAGCCGGGTTCCGCGCGGCGTTGGGCTTGTCCATTATCCCACCGTATCAAACATATATCACTTATGAGACCTACATCGTGCCGGGCCTGTGCGCGATGGTGCTGCTTTTTAATGGCATGCAAAGCTCGCTCAGTCTGGTTTATGACCGCGAAATGGGGTCCATGCGGCTTTTGTTGACCAGCCCGTTTCCACGATGGTGGTTACTCTTTTGCAGGCTGTTTGGCGCGACGACCATTTCCGTGCTGCAGGTCTATGCATTTTTAGGCATTGCAGCGCTCTTTGGCATCACGATGCCCCCGCTTGGATATGTCGCCGTATTGCCCGGGCTGATCTTGGGCGGGCTGATGTTGGGCGCTTTGGGATTGGTGCTTTCAAGCTTTATTTCGCAGCTTGAAAACTTTGCTGGCGTGATGAACTTTGTGATATTCCCGATGTTCTTTTTATCATCCGCGCTTTACCCACTTTGGAAAATGGGGGAAAGCTCACCGCTGCTGCGCGACATCTGCGCCATCAATCCCTTTACCCATGTGGTAGAGCTCATTCGCTTTTTGCTCTACCTCCAGCTAAACCTGACGGCGCTGGCGTGGGTACTAGCCAGCACACTGGTTCTGGGGGTTGTTGCTGCTTGGGGATATGACCCAGCGCGCGGCATGATGAAGCGCAAAGGATAA
- a CDS encoding sensor histidine kinase: protein MRTTKASTLSLKFRLAAGAALLSAGTILTALTLYLGLNEVAQRLDAAVASETRVARYASLSTQAATFLVVASEAVQTGLTPEIRRDRIAPVADQLRRTFTQLHRDVEQAVFAARALGIDAQSRYGTQSLGLARMEALLGSTLNGLEDDTNDTNRLRTHIDTFASGLDPLLSQAVNTELLFRNNIMSGIGDLRLQLTRIALAIVAGTVLAVAAFYFGLIRPQFNRLDRLRRAATQIGQGKFDVALPVSRLDEIGQLSAETNRMAAALITRRDDVQAQWDRLNDTIAERTEALRSANDALEEIDDKRRRFFADISHELRTPLTVILMEAQIGKTGSPDPAAAFATIEARAARLNRRIDDLLRLARSDTGQLALDPDRVTLGELTEDVAAEVQAEVDNAGMTLTIDAMPDVAVYCDRNWIRQVLVSLMRNSIRHARAGRMLHVSSVLEKTCAGVSVTDNGGGIPAQDQAHVFDRFSQGSSATANEGFGVGLALAHWVITEQNGSITLTSPVPVDQALGDAPGTKIAVCLPRANT, encoded by the coding sequence ATGAGAACGACCAAAGCATCCACACTATCGTTGAAATTTCGGCTCGCGGCTGGCGCGGCTCTTTTGAGCGCGGGCACCATCCTGACAGCGCTCACGCTTTATCTGGGGCTGAATGAGGTTGCACAACGGCTCGACGCAGCGGTGGCGTCGGAAACGCGCGTGGCCCGCTATGCCAGCTTGTCGACACAAGCGGCGACATTTCTGGTAGTCGCCAGCGAAGCCGTCCAGACCGGCTTGACCCCGGAAATTCGCAGGGATCGCATCGCCCCGGTGGCAGACCAGTTGCGCCGCACCTTCACGCAGTTGCACCGCGACGTTGAACAGGCGGTGTTTGCAGCGCGCGCCCTAGGGATCGACGCACAGTCACGCTATGGCACTCAATCTCTTGGCCTTGCGCGCATGGAGGCGCTCCTCGGCTCTACGCTGAACGGATTGGAAGATGACACCAATGATACGAACCGGCTGCGGACGCACATCGACACCTTTGCCTCAGGATTGGACCCCTTGCTAAGTCAGGCGGTGAATACCGAACTGCTGTTTCGCAACAATATCATGAGTGGTATCGGCGATCTGCGCCTGCAACTGACTCGAATCGCGCTGGCAATTGTTGCGGGTACCGTGCTTGCAGTCGCTGCTTTCTACTTCGGTCTCATCCGACCGCAATTCAACCGGCTGGACCGCCTGCGCAGAGCTGCCACACAGATAGGGCAAGGCAAATTCGATGTTGCGCTGCCAGTCTCGCGCCTCGATGAGATCGGCCAGCTGTCTGCTGAGACCAACCGTATGGCCGCTGCCCTGATTACGCGGCGCGATGACGTGCAAGCCCAATGGGACCGTCTGAATGATACGATCGCTGAGCGCACGGAAGCACTGCGTTCGGCCAATGATGCCCTCGAAGAGATTGACGACAAACGCCGTCGCTTTTTCGCTGACATAAGCCATGAGCTGCGCACGCCTCTGACCGTTATTCTGATGGAGGCGCAGATCGGCAAAACAGGCAGCCCCGACCCGGCAGCCGCCTTTGCCACGATCGAAGCGCGTGCCGCGCGCCTCAACCGCCGCATTGATGATCTGCTTAGGCTCGCCCGGTCGGACACGGGGCAACTGGCGCTGGATCCGGACAGGGTCACTCTTGGTGAACTCACAGAAGACGTGGCCGCAGAGGTTCAGGCGGAGGTGGATAATGCAGGCATGACACTGACAATTGACGCGATGCCGGACGTTGCCGTTTATTGTGACCGCAACTGGATACGTCAGGTTCTTGTGAGCCTGATGCGCAACAGTATTCGCCATGCCCGCGCGGGGCGTATGCTCCATGTTTCATCAGTGCTGGAAAAGACCTGCGCCGGCGTCAGCGTCACCGATAATGGCGGCGGCATTCCCGCCCAGGATCAGGCGCATGTGTTTGATCGTTTTTCACAGGGCAGCTCGGCAACAGCGAACGAAGGCTTTGGGGTCGGACTTGCCCTCGCGCACTGGGTGATCACCGAACAAAACGGCAGTATAACGCTGACAAGCCCCGTGCCTGTCGATCAGGCACTTGGCGATGCACCCGGGACGAAAATCGCGGTTTGCCTGCCGCGCGCCAACACCTAG
- a CDS encoding response regulator transcription factor produces the protein MSALLIIDDDPEITSALSRGLALHGYETDAENRADRALSRLQTGVYDGAIVDVMLGADSGIDLVRMARASGVSMPILMLSALSDVEHRAAGLEAGADDYVVKPFNFDELVARLRVQEHRSAQHRPLPPLLVRRTRELKNDCASVTLTEREFALLDLLARHSGTPLSRGAIFDTLWAAEGSSNENVVDVYIGYLRKKLKNYNFHFEIKTLRNQGFTLEGPAPQISEL, from the coding sequence ATGAGCGCTTTGTTGATCATCGACGACGACCCGGAAATCACCTCCGCCCTGTCGCGGGGACTTGCCTTGCATGGATATGAAACAGATGCTGAAAACCGGGCGGACCGGGCATTGAGCAGGCTGCAAACCGGGGTGTATGACGGCGCTATCGTTGATGTGATGCTGGGCGCGGACAGCGGGATCGATCTGGTGCGCATGGCCCGCGCCTCTGGCGTCAGCATGCCAATCCTGATGCTGTCCGCATTGTCAGATGTGGAACACCGCGCCGCCGGGCTTGAAGCAGGGGCCGACGACTATGTTGTCAAGCCATTCAACTTTGATGAGTTGGTCGCCCGCCTGCGTGTGCAGGAGCATCGTTCCGCTCAGCACCGCCCCCTGCCCCCGCTTTTGGTACGCCGCACCCGTGAGCTGAAAAACGACTGCGCCAGCGTCACCTTGACGGAGCGCGAATTTGCGCTTTTGGACCTTTTGGCCCGACATTCCGGGACGCCATTGTCGCGCGGGGCGATCTTTGACACGCTCTGGGCCGCCGAAGGGTCAAGTAACGAGAATGTGGTTGATGTGTATATCGGGTATTTGCGCAAAAAGCTGAAGAACTACAACTTTCACTTTGAAATCAAAACACTACGCAACCAAGGATTTACTCTTGAGGGTCCAGCACCGCAGATCAGCGAGCTCTAA
- the pqqA gene encoding pyrroloquinoline quinone precursor peptide PqqA: protein MAWTKPIIREIECGMEINMYGPENEDRHDDRDDLF from the coding sequence ATGGCTTGGACGAAACCAATCATCCGCGAAATCGAATGCGGCATGGAAATCAACATGTACGGACCAGAGAACGAAGATCGTCACGACGACCGCGACGACTTGTTCTAA
- the pqqB gene encoding pyrroloquinoline quinone biosynthesis protein PqqB, with the protein MTFRAHILGAAAGGGLPQWNCGCDNCNLARTGEIPAQSQSSVAVTADGENWAILNASPDIRHQMADCAALHPSGLRELPLRSVLVTNGDIDHVAGLLTLREMQPFSLFATAGIHDVLAQNPMFDALNSRVVARETIALDAAFELAPGLIATLFPVPGKVPLYLEGETVQTDLIGDQTVGVKLESASKTAFYIPGCAMLNDDLRARLEGADWLFFDGTLWQDDEMVRANLGQKTGKRMGHMSMSGPDGSIAAFEGLTIGKKIFVHMNNTNPVLRPTSAEKAKAEAAGWIIGQDGMEIT; encoded by the coding sequence ATGACTTTCCGCGCGCATATCCTTGGGGCCGCCGCAGGTGGCGGTTTGCCTCAATGGAACTGCGGATGCGACAATTGCAATCTTGCGCGTACCGGTGAAATTCCGGCGCAGTCCCAATCGTCTGTTGCAGTGACCGCCGACGGCGAAAACTGGGCGATCCTGAATGCATCGCCTGACATCAGACATCAGATGGCCGATTGTGCCGCCTTACATCCAAGCGGATTGCGAGAACTGCCGCTGCGGTCAGTGCTGGTGACCAATGGTGACATTGATCATGTGGCAGGTTTGCTGACCCTACGCGAGATGCAGCCGTTCAGTTTGTTTGCCACTGCCGGGATACATGATGTACTGGCCCAAAACCCGATGTTTGACGCCCTTAACAGTCGTGTAGTTGCGCGCGAAACCATTGCATTGGATGCAGCTTTTGAACTGGCGCCAGGGCTGATTGCAACGCTCTTTCCAGTGCCCGGAAAAGTCCCCCTATATCTCGAGGGGGAGACAGTGCAAACAGACCTCATCGGCGATCAGACCGTGGGCGTAAAACTTGAGAGCGCGTCAAAAACCGCATTCTACATCCCCGGCTGCGCCATGCTGAACGACGATTTGCGCGCGCGGTTGGAAGGGGCGGATTGGCTGTTTTTCGATGGCACCCTGTGGCAGGATGACGAGATGGTCCGCGCCAATCTGGGCCAAAAGACCGGCAAGCGGATGGGCCATATGTCGATGAGCGGCCCTGATGGATCCATCGCAGCTTTCGAAGGGCTTACAATCGGCAAAAAGATCTTTGTACACATGAACAACACCAACCCCGTACTTCGCCCAACCTCTGCCGAGAAGGCCAAGGCCGAGGCCGCAGGGTGGATCATCGGGCAAGACGGCATGGAGATCACCTGA
- the pqqC gene encoding pyrroloquinoline-quinone synthase PqqC has translation MTQSREEFEARLRQIGAERYHDLHPFHDLLHGGGCTPDQVRAWVINRYYYQHSIPMKDAAFMSRVEDPALRRQWRSRIEDHDGTDDNEGGIKRWLRLAQAVGLDPDYVASCEGVLPATKFAVDAYVRYVREKTLLEAVAASLTELFAPKIHANRIQGLLKNYDFADDSSLSYFKNRLKEAPKDVAFGLAWVLDQADTAEKQDAAAAALTFKTDVLWSQLDALWGAYVAPARVPPGAWLPGDGLLLQKAS, from the coding sequence ATGACCCAATCCAGAGAAGAGTTCGAAGCCCGCCTTCGCCAGATTGGCGCGGAACGATATCACGACCTGCACCCGTTCCACGATCTGTTGCATGGAGGCGGCTGCACACCTGATCAGGTCCGCGCATGGGTGATCAACCGGTACTATTACCAGCATTCAATCCCCATGAAGGATGCAGCTTTCATGAGCCGGGTCGAGGACCCTGCCCTGCGCCGTCAATGGCGCTCGCGCATTGAGGATCACGACGGCACGGACGACAACGAGGGCGGCATCAAGCGCTGGCTGCGGCTGGCGCAGGCGGTCGGCCTTGACCCCGATTATGTCGCATCTTGTGAGGGCGTGTTGCCGGCGACGAAGTTCGCGGTGGATGCCTATGTGCGCTATGTGCGCGAAAAAACATTGCTCGAGGCAGTCGCGGCATCGCTCACCGAACTCTTTGCGCCCAAGATACATGCAAACCGCATTCAGGGGCTGCTCAAGAACTACGATTTTGCAGATGACAGTTCGCTGTCCTATTTCAAGAACCGCCTGAAGGAAGCACCAAAAGACGTGGCCTTTGGTCTGGCCTGGGTTCTGGATCAGGCAGATACGGCCGAAAAACAGGACGCGGCGGCGGCTGCCCTGACCTTCAAGACAGATGTGCTCTGGTCGCAACTCGACGCGCTTTGGGGGGCCTATGTTGCCCCCGCGCGTGTGCCACCCGGCGCTTGGCTGCCCGGCGACGGGTTATTACTGCAAAAGGCATCATGA
- the pqqD gene encoding pyrroloquinoline quinone biosynthesis peptide chaperone PqqD has translation MMNTDIPCLPRGVRLHHDRVRDAWVLLAPERAITLDAVGHAILNEVDGTRSFGEITSVLADRYDAPQDQIQKDSAGFLDALRNRRFLDVSE, from the coding sequence ATGATGAACACCGATATCCCCTGCTTGCCGCGCGGCGTGCGCCTGCACCATGATCGTGTGCGGGATGCATGGGTCCTTTTGGCGCCTGAACGTGCGATAACTCTCGATGCGGTGGGCCATGCGATCCTGAACGAAGTGGATGGTACACGCAGTTTTGGCGAAATCACCAGCGTATTGGCGGACCGCTATGATGCGCCTCAGGACCAAATCCAAAAGGATAGTGCGGGCTTTCTGGACGCCTTGCGCAACCGTCGCTTTCTGGACGTGTCTGAATGA
- the pqqE gene encoding pyrroloquinoline quinone biosynthesis protein PqqE encodes MKPPAPIAMLAELTHRCPLSCPYCSNPVELTRQNAELDTQTWARVFREAADLGVLQLHLSGGEPASRRDLTELVIAAREAGLYTNLITSGIGLTQKRLGELDAAGLDHVQLSLQGTNPEMADEIGGYNGGFKRKMQVAEWIGAIGFPLTLNAVLHRRNLHQLPRALEMAQEMGARRIEVATVQFHGWALKNRDALMPTRAQAQEANRIVAEARKQLTGTLVIDYVPADYHEDYPKRCMGGWGTSGFNVIPDGQVLPCHAAQSIPHLTFDRVQDKSLGDIWYKGEAFNAYRGTEWMAEPCQSCERKTIDFGGCRCQALAIVGDASATDPVCIKSPHHGALQAQADTHAAQVDAPLVYRTFPGKETEPAE; translated from the coding sequence ATGAAACCACCTGCACCGATCGCCATGCTGGCAGAGCTGACGCACCGCTGTCCTTTGTCCTGTCCTTATTGCTCAAACCCCGTTGAATTAACCCGGCAAAATGCCGAACTTGATACGCAAACATGGGCGCGCGTTTTCCGCGAAGCGGCAGATCTGGGTGTGCTGCAGCTGCACCTGTCGGGGGGGGAGCCTGCGTCGCGCCGTGACCTGACTGAACTCGTGATCGCAGCGCGCGAAGCGGGTCTTTATACAAACCTGATCACCTCGGGCATCGGCCTGACGCAAAAGCGCCTCGGCGAACTGGATGCGGCGGGGCTTGATCATGTTCAACTGTCGCTGCAGGGGACAAACCCTGAAATGGCTGACGAGATTGGCGGCTATAACGGTGGCTTCAAGCGCAAGATGCAGGTTGCCGAATGGATCGGCGCGATCGGCTTTCCACTGACGCTCAACGCCGTTCTGCACCGTCGCAATCTGCACCAGCTGCCCCGCGCGCTCGAGATGGCACAGGAAATGGGCGCGCGCCGGATCGAAGTGGCGACCGTCCAGTTTCATGGCTGGGCGCTGAAAAACCGCGACGCCTTGATGCCCACGCGTGCGCAGGCACAAGAGGCAAACCGCATCGTGGCAGAGGCCCGCAAGCAACTGACAGGCACGTTGGTTATCGACTATGTGCCCGCCGATTATCACGAAGACTATCCCAAGCGATGCATGGGCGGCTGGGGGACATCCGGTTTCAACGTGATCCCGGATGGACAGGTTCTGCCTTGCCATGCGGCGCAATCCATCCCGCATCTCACCTTTGATCGTGTGCAGGACAAATCGCTAGGTGACATTTGGTACAAGGGAGAGGCGTTCAACGCCTATCGTGGCACCGAGTGGATGGCGGAGCCCTGCCAAAGCTGCGAGCGCAAGACCATAGATTTTGGCGGCTGCCGGTGTCAGGCGCTGGCCATTGTCGGTGATGCATCTGCGACCGATCCCGTTTGCATCAAATCGCCCCATCACGGCGCGTTGCAGGCGCAGGCGGACACCCATGCAGCACAAGTCGACGCCCCCCTCGTCTATCGGACATTCCCCGGCAAGGAAACGGAGCCTGCCGAGTAG
- a CDS encoding amidohydrolase family protein, which produces MSRLRLLTTTVVVGGLAVSAAYAQDYDLVINNGRVMDPETMFDDIANVGISDGRIAAISKQPLSGTETIDATGHVVAPGFIDTHYHAVDEFATKMALRDGVTTGMDLELGAFNVGGWYDEKVETGWQVNYGTTAGMIMARMAVHDPEAGLSEPTDYARATPYIAAAGADGIVGWSVTRSSIDQMNEVMQILDTDLKDGAIGVGVGAAYMARGLTSYELFAAQRAAANYGRLTSVHTRYHLIQDTPTEAPIAFDEIFTNAMLLNAPLLMAHNNDYGWWEIEEKLQMAREKGLNMWSEYYPYAAGSTPVSADFLRPAEWREKYGYRYEDTLYDPVDDAYLTDETYAALLESNPGRAVVVFFPYREEWMPYWLTVPHMTLASDAMAGVGEDGELLPWDAEYSDYRGHPRTSGTRGATFRMGREQGVPLMFTIAQASYWVAKHLGDTGLKSMQDRGRMQVGKVADITIFDPLTITDNSGYKVGEHGTPTTGIPYVIVNGTIVVKENEVLPVKAGEAIRFPVEAEGRFEAIEVNKWLNEHTIGVNPELVTIDVHDDSGAGALLDGED; this is translated from the coding sequence ATGAGCAGACTTAGACTTTTAACGACGACCGTTGTTGTGGGCGGTCTGGCCGTATCAGCGGCGTACGCCCAAGACTATGACCTCGTGATCAACAATGGCAGGGTTATGGACCCTGAGACGATGTTCGATGACATCGCCAATGTTGGCATCTCTGATGGGCGCATCGCAGCCATCAGCAAGCAACCGCTCTCCGGTACGGAAACCATAGATGCCACCGGTCACGTTGTGGCCCCGGGTTTCATCGATACGCATTATCACGCTGTAGATGAGTTCGCGACCAAGATGGCGCTGCGGGATGGCGTCACCACGGGGATGGATTTGGAACTTGGCGCGTTCAATGTCGGTGGGTGGTATGATGAAAAAGTCGAAACCGGATGGCAGGTGAATTATGGCACCACAGCAGGAATGATAATGGCACGGATGGCGGTTCATGATCCTGAGGCTGGACTAAGTGAACCAACTGATTATGCGCGAGCAACCCCCTATATCGCTGCGGCGGGCGCGGATGGAATTGTCGGATGGTCTGTCACCAGATCGTCCATCGACCAAATGAACGAGGTCATGCAGATTCTGGACACCGACCTGAAGGACGGAGCGATTGGGGTTGGGGTGGGGGCCGCCTATATGGCGCGCGGTCTGACCAGCTACGAGCTTTTCGCCGCACAAAGGGCGGCCGCAAACTATGGCCGCCTCACGTCCGTGCATACTCGGTATCATCTGATTCAGGATACACCGACGGAAGCGCCCATCGCCTTTGACGAGATTTTCACCAACGCGATGTTGCTCAATGCGCCACTTTTGATGGCCCACAACAATGATTACGGCTGGTGGGAAATCGAGGAAAAACTCCAGATGGCCCGCGAAAAGGGTCTCAATATGTGGTCGGAGTATTATCCTTATGCGGCTGGATCGACGCCGGTGAGTGCAGACTTCCTGCGCCCGGCGGAATGGCGGGAAAAATATGGCTACCGCTACGAAGACACGCTCTATGATCCGGTCGATGACGCCTATCTCACAGATGAGACATACGCGGCACTTCTTGAATCCAATCCGGGACGGGCTGTTGTCGTGTTCTTTCCATACCGCGAAGAATGGATGCCCTACTGGTTGACGGTTCCGCATATGACACTGGCCAGCGATGCAATGGCGGGTGTCGGCGAAGATGGTGAATTGCTGCCATGGGACGCGGAGTATTCCGACTATCGCGGTCACCCCAGAACGTCCGGCACCCGCGGGGCGACCTTCCGTATGGGCCGTGAACAAGGCGTACCACTGATGTTCACCATTGCACAGGCCAGCTACTGGGTTGCCAAACATCTGGGTGATACCGGGCTCAAATCTATGCAAGACCGTGGCAGAATGCAGGTGGGCAAAGTGGCAGACATTACCATCTTTGATCCTCTAACGATCACGGACAATTCCGGCTACAAGGTTGGCGAGCACGGCACGCCGACGACAGGTATTCCATATGTCATTGTGAACGGCACGATTGTGGTCAAGGAAAATGAAGTATTGCCCGTCAAGGCCGGTGAAGCCATACGCTTTCCGGTCGAAGCCGAGGGACGTTTCGAAGCAATCGAGGTCAACAAATGGCTGAACGAACACACGATCGGCGTAAACCCGGAATTAGTTACGATCGACGTCCATGATGACTCCGGAGCAGGAGCACTTCTGGACGGCGAAGACTAA